A genomic segment from Takifugu rubripes chromosome 20, fTakRub1.2, whole genome shotgun sequence encodes:
- the smx5 gene encoding smx5 → MLFYSFFKSLVGKDVVVELKNDLSICGTLHSVDQYLNIKLTDISVTDPEKYPHMLSVKNCFIRGSVVRYVQLPADEVDTQLLQDAARKEAMQQKQ, encoded by the exons ATG CTTTTCTACTCGTTTTTCAAGTCATTGGTCGGGAAAGATGTAGTGGTGGAGCTCAAAAACGACCTGAG CATCTGTGGTACCCTCCATTCTGTCGACCAG TATCTCAACATAAAGCTCACAGACATCAGTGTTACAGACCCAGAGAAATATCCACACATG CTGTCGGTAAAAAACTGTTTCATCCGTGGATCTGTGGTCCGGTATGTTCAGCTCCCTGCTGATGAAGTGGACACCCAGCTTCTGCAAGATGCTGCAAGAAAAGAGGCAATGCAGCAGAAGCAGTGA
- the gpr17 gene encoding uracil nucleotide/cysteinyl leukotriene receptor, giving the protein MESATMELPPLSNQSSQLCPAVDTTAENSLFGCFYVVVFFLALNGNSLALWIFSHQRGSSSPSNIFLIHLAVADLLYVIVLPLRATYHLTGGHWPFGEVPCRMAGFLFYVNMYASLYFLACVAGDRYLAVVHAVRSLKIRRARYAHIISFSLWALVTVSMAPLLVSHQTAEVDGVTVCLQLYREKASRNALISLAVAFTPPFLTTLTCYLLIICSLQRGSRLEPTLKLKALRTIGVVLLIYVICFLPYHVSRATFILGYNHPDVSCQTRRGLSLANRLTSSLTCLNGAMDPLIYLFGAEKFRGTVIQLFCKDKAGMSAATSGELKGTRESSVSAKSEL; this is encoded by the coding sequence ATGGAGTCTGCAACAATGGAGCTGCCCCCGCTGTCCAATCAGtcatcacagctctgtccagcCGTGGACACGACGGCTGAAAACAGCCTGTTCGGCTGTTTCTACGTCGTGGTCTTCTTCCTGGCTCTGAACGGCAACAGCCtggctctctggatcttctctcaCCAGCGtggctcttcctctccctccaacATATTCTTGATTCACCTGGCTGTGGCCGACTTGCTGTACGTGATCGTCCTCCCCCTGAGGGCCACCTACCACCTGACCGGAGGCCACTGGCCCTTTGGGGAGGTGCCGTGCAGAATGGCCGGCTTTCTGTTTTACGTCAACATGTACGCCAGTCTGTATTTCCTGGCCTGTGTGGCGGGCGATCGCTACCTGGCCGTGGTGCACGCAGTGAGGTCGCTGAAGATCCGCCGCGCTCGTTACGCGCACATCATCAGTTTCTCTCTGTGGGCGCTAGTGACCGTCTCCATGGCACCTCTTCTAGTGTCCCACCAAACCGCAGAGGTGGATGGCGTGACGGTGTGCCTGCAGTTGTACAGAGAGAAGGCTTCACGCAACGCCCTGATCTCGCTGGCGGTGGCTTTCACCCCACCGTTTCTCACCACCCTGACCTGTTACCTGCTCATCATTTGCAGCCTACAGAGGGGCTCCAGGTTAGAGCCCACCCTGAAGCTGAAGGCCCTGCGCACCATCGGCGTCGTCCTGCTCATCTATGTGATCTGTTTCCTGCCGTATCACGTGAGCAGAGCTACGTTCATCCTGGGCTACAACCATCCTGATGTCTCCTGCCAGACCCGCAGAGGCCTGAGTCTGGCCAACcgcctcacctcctccctcacctgcctgaACGGCGCCATGGACCCGCTCATCTACCTGTTCGGGGCAGAGAAATTCCGCGGAACAGTGATTCAATTGTTTTGCAAAGACAAGGCAGGAATGTCTGCAGCTACCAGCGGAGAGTTAAAGGGGACACGCGAGAGCTCTGTCAGTGCCAAGTCTGAGCTTTGA
- the inpp5d gene encoding phosphatidylinositol 3,4,5-trisphosphate 5-phosphatase 1 — protein MPTHQPWYHSNITRSKAEDLLSKAARDGSFLIRDSESVQGAYALCVLYQKCVYTYRILPSEDKRLSVQASEGVPIRFFSVLPELVEAYSSPNMGLVTHLQYLVQREEEMEEEPESYNLPPQLPPRIINEVKDSEPKCPEQSCKSFQDTYLMRLQHMDLSAIPEEHQVAIQEYFRTSVCSDFDQVQSGHPNLLALRKLIMTLCKNLNSEISRILPALEVFHRALDQQLSPVTGQMLKQLSAGYGQSVPLRLERLTKLLYAIEDKAKGSTFESVGYDGGHRKSLIPVVVFEVKQESLGISTKMFLKVDVESGKLYFKKSKDGPEDKYIVHNKILQLVKSQKMPVKLVIGVETEKEKIQRKEFVFDNAKKREGFCQLLQQMKNKHSEKLEPDMITVFVGTWNMGNASPPHDISSWFQCKGQGKTQDDTADHIPHDIYVIGTQEDPSSERELAETVKSVLRNITNISFKQVAIHTLWNIRIIVLAKPEHENRISHIFSDSVKTGIANTLGNKGAVGVSFMFNGTSFGFVNSHLTSGSEKKLRRNQNYISILRFLNLGDKKLSPFDITHRFTHLFWLGDLNYRVDFPYTEAEYILTKIKQQQFQELLGKDQLTTEKKEGKVFLHFDEEEITFAPTYRFERDTREKYVYTKAKATGTKYNLPSWCDRVLKKSYPLVHAVCQAYGCTTDILTSDHSPVFASFEVGVASQFVSKQDPNSEPEGGIQIMNCVATLLTKSKTKFFIEFYSSCLEKMVKTPEGENIEDSGGYIKVRFGHQVELTPIISDPEYLLDQHILICIKSSDSDESYGEGCVALRAAQLCYMEFEITLTHQGETTGRMTGGIQLRTSEGKPTEKLYDFIKIEKDDTINSKGKGGDLNKISAAQALDISNPSYMGFQKGNVVDKGWSYSMPPKSLAIPGHGGKEPKKSAGDVGARSPTRKSPNHTGDCDQMFDNPLYASIPKPHGRGKDQEQRDHRTPPDHMFGASKSSDREPDRPPMPTPRNRSFTCSENRLQPPSSEMKKPVVPSRSEGGIGHNRPPLPFKGPQTPKSRDYRENSEIPVKLRPPARPGQPQPHRDVPEVPKIRSVK, from the exons ATGCCAACCCATCAGCCTTGGTACCACAGCAATATAACACGCTCCAAAGCTGAGGATCTACTTTCCAAAGCAGCAAGAGATGGAAGTTTCCTTATCCGGGACAGTGAGTCCGTACAGGGTGCCTATGCCCTCTGTGTCCT ATACCAAAAGTGTGTGTACACATACCGAATTCTGCCGAGCGAAGACAAGAGGCTCTCTGTCCAG GCCTCTGAAGGCGTTCCTATCAGGTTCTTCTCCGTGTTGCCGGAGCTAGTGGAGGCCTATTCGAGTCCCAACATGGGTCTGGTCACACATCTGCAGTACTTGgtccaaagagaggaagagatggaggaggagccag AATCCTATAATCTTCCGCCGCAGCTTCCACCCAGGATAATCAACGAAGTGAAGGACAGCGAGCCAAAATGTCCTGAGCAGTCCTGCAAGTCCTTCCAGGACACCTACTTGATGAGACTGCAGCATATGGACTTGTCAGC AATACCAGAAGAGCATCAAGTGGCCATCCAGGAATACTTCAGGACCTCGGTCTGCTCGGATTTTGACCAAGTTCAGAGTGGTCACCCCAACCTCCTGGCATTAAGGAAGCTAATAATGACACTCTGCAAGAATCTAAACAG TGAGATTTCTCGCATCCTGCCGGCTCTAGAGGTCTTCCACAGAGCCCTGGACCAACAGCTCTCCCCAGTGACTGGGCAAATGCTAAAACAA TTGTCTGCTGGCTATGGTCAATCTGTACCATTAAGGCTGGAGCGACTGACGAAGCTGCTCTACGCAATAGAAGATAAG GCTAAAGGATCAACATTTGAATCCGTTGGATACGATGGTGGTCACCGGAAATCTCTTATACCAGTGGTGGTGTTTGAG GTCAAGCAAGAATCTCTGGGTATCTCCACAAAGATGTTCCTGAAAGTGGATGTTGAAAGCGGGAAGCTGTATTTCAAAAAGTCAAAAGATGGACCGGAGGACAAATACATTGTGCACAACAAAA TTCTTCAGTTGGTCAAATCCCAGAAGATGCCCGTCAAGCTTGTTATTGGggtggagacagagaaagagaagattCAGCGCAAAGAATTCGTGTTTGATAATGCCAAG AAAAGGGAGGGTTTCTGCCAACTGCTTCAGCAAATGAAGAACAAACACTCTGAAAAACTTGAACCAGACATGATCACAGTGTTTGTTGGCACCTGGAACATGG GAAATGCCAGTCCTCCCCACGACATCAGTTCGTGGTTTCAATGTAAAGGTCAGGGAAAAACACAAGATGACACGGCTGACCACATCCCACACGACATCTACGTTATTGGCACTCAGGAGGATCCTTCGAGTGAGCGGGAGTTGGCCGAGACAGTGAAAAGTgtcctgaggaacatcacaaacaTCAGCTTCAAACAA GTGGCCATTCACACGCTGTGGAACATTCGGATCATTGTCCTCGCCAAGCCCGAGCACGAGAACCGGATCTCCCACATTTTTTCTGACAGTGTGAAGACGGGAATCGCCAACACTCTGG GAAACAAAGGGGCAGTGGGAGTGTCATTCATGTTCAACGGTACTTCCTTTGGGTTTGTCAACAGTCACCTGACTTCTGGAAGCGAGAAAAAGCTCAG ACGAAATCAAAACTACATCAGTATCCTGCGATTTCTGAATCTGGGCGATAAGAAGCTCAGTCCATTTGACATCACGCACCGGTTCACCCACCTCTTCTGGCTGGGCGATTTGAATTACCGCGTCGACTTCCCTTACACG GAAGCTGAATACATTTTGACAAagatcaaacagcagcagttccaGGAACTTCTGGGTAAAGACCAGCTCACCACggaaaagaaagaggggaaAGTCTTCCTACACTTTG ATGAAGAGGAAATCACATTTGCACCTACCTATCGCTTTGAACGAGACACCAGGGAGAAGTATGTGTATACAAAGGCCAAAGCCACTGGG ACAAAATACAACCTTCCCTCATGGTGCGACCGTGTCCTGAAGAAATCCTACCCTCTGGTTCATGCAGTCTGCCAAGCTTATG GGTGCACCACTGACATCCTGACAAGTGACCATTCACCGGTTTTTGCATCTTTCGAGGTCGGAGTGGCCTCGCAGTTTGTTTCCAAGCAAG ACCCAAACAGTGAACCCGAAGGAGGGATCCAGATCATGAATTGCGTGGCTACTCTACTGACCAAATCAAAGACCAAGTTCTTTATCGAATTCTATTCCAGTTGCTTGGAGA AAATGGTAAAAACCCCAGAAGGTGAAAACATAGAGGACTCGGGGGGATACATCAAAGTTCGCTTTGGCCATCAAGTTGAG CTCACGCCAATCATCTCTGACCCGGAGTACCTTTTGGATCAGCACATCCTCATCTGTATAAAGTCAAGCGACAGTGACGAGTCTTACG GAGAGGGCTGTGTTGCGCTGCGAGCTGCTCAGCTCTGCTACATGGAGTTTGAGATCACACTGACCCACCAAGGAGAGACGACGGGCAGGATGACCGGCGGCATCCAGTTACGCACCTCTGAGGGCAAACCGACTGAGAAGCTGTACG attttATCAAAATTGAAAAGGATGACACTATTAACTCAAAAGGCAAAGGTGGCGACCTCAACAA GATTTCAGCTGCACAAGCACTTGATATTTCTAACCCCAGTTACATGGGGTTCCAAAAGGGCAACGTGGTAGATAAAGGCTGGAGTTACAGCATGCCACCAAAGAGTCTGGCCATTCCTGGACATGGAGGGAAAGAGCCCAAAAAGTCTGCTGGTGATGTGGGCGCACGCAGCCCCACACGGAAATCCCCAAATCACAC tgGGGACTGTGACCAGATGTTTGACAATCCATTATATGCTTCGATACCAAAACCACATGGTCGGGGCAAGGACCAAGAGCAGAGGGATCATCGCACACCTCCAGATCACATGTTTGGAGCTTCCAAAAGTTCAGACAGGGAACCTGATCGACCCCCTATGCCCACCCCCCGCAACCGCTCCTTCACCTGCTCTGAAAACCGACTGCAGCCTCCCAGTTCCGAAATGAAGAAACCAGTGGTGCCCTCACGCTCAGAGGGAGGGATAGGACACAATAGGCCTCCTTTACCTTTCAAAGGTCCCCAGACACCCAAATCCAGGGATTACAGAGAGAACTCTGAAATTCCTGTTAAACTCAGGCCACCTGCAAGGCCTGGCCAACCACAGCCTCACAGAGACG TACCCGAGGTCCCCAAGATCCGATCTGTGAAGTAA